The proteins below are encoded in one region of Castor canadensis chromosome 6, mCasCan1.hap1v2, whole genome shotgun sequence:
- the Aggf1 gene encoding angiogenic factor with G patch and FHA domains 1 — protein MASEAASPPPSPSLSLSPPTSPEPELAQLRRKVEKLERELRSCKRQVQEIEKLLHHTERLYQSAESSNQELRTQVEELSKILHCERNEDNKKSDVEVQTENLPPWSISDYYYQTYYNDDSLPNKVTELSDQQCQYIEASTFNSKDQSQTENDTYTGTDLTEYVKCGQADHFTSDSQEPASALATEGASLEGSSLAESLRAAAEAAVSQTGFTYDENTGLYFDHSTGFYYDSENQLYYDPSTGIYYYCDVESGRYQFHSRVDLQPYQTSSTKQSKDKKLKKKRKDPDCSTTNEEKDLISEDQKASSGEYINCREAENFANVKKKAKINIHHKNSTPKSTFPVSGNTIKSSLDEKISNSTSFKDENIRDSDSEPEEGEITDSQSEDSYDGDITSEDSVTAEEMEDEDEEKIWPPCIRVIVIRSPVLQIGSLFIITAVSPATIGREKDMEHTLRIPEVGVSKFHAEIYFDHDLQSYVLVDQGSQNGTVVNGKQIIQPKTKCDPYVLEHGDEVKIGETVLSFHIHPGSDTCDGCEPGQVRAHLHLDKKDESFVGLALSREEKELERRKELKKIRVKYGLQNTDYEDEKALKNPKYKDRAGKRREQVGSEGTFQRDDAPASVHSEITDSNKGRKMLEKMGWKKGEGLGKDGGGMKTPIQLHLRRTHAGLGTGKPSSIEDVQLLQSKNKKNWDKARERFAENFPETKPPKDAPGTMPWVKGTVE, from the exons ATGGCCTCCGAGGCCGCGTCCCCGCCGCCGTCGCCCTCGTTGTCTCTGTCGCCGCCCACCTCCCCCGAGCCCGAACTGGCCCAGCTGAGGCGGAAGGTGGAGAAGCTGGAACGCGAGCTGCGGAGCTGCAAGCGGCAGGTGCAGGAGATCGAGAAGCTGCTGCACCACACGGAGCGGCTGTACCAGAGCGCGGAGAGCAGCAACCAGGAGCTCCGCACGCAG GTGGAAGAACTCAGTAAAATACTCCATTGTGAgagaaatgaagataataaaaagTCTGATGTAGAAGTACAAACAGAGAACCTACCTCCTTGGTCAATTTCAG ATTATTATTATCAGACATACTATAATGATGATAGTCTTCCAAATAAAGTGACTGAACTCTCTGACCAGCAATGTCAGTATATTGAAGCTTCTACTTTTAATTCTAAAGATCAGTCACAAACAGAAAACGATACCTACACTGGTACTGATTTGACAGAATATGTTAAGTGTGGACAAGCAGATCATTTCACCTCTGATTCACAG GAGCCAGCATCTGCACTAGCAACAGAAGGTGCATCCTTAGAAGGATCATCATTAGCTGAAAGTTTGAGAGCTGCAGCAGAAGCTGCTGTGTCACAGACTGGTTTTACTTACGATGAAAATACTGGACTATATTTTGACCACAGCACTGGTTTCTATTATGATTCT GAAAATCAGCTATATTATGATCCTTCCACTGGGATTTATTACTACTGTGATGTGGAAAGTGGCCGATACCAATTTCATTCTCGAGTAGATTTGCAGCCTTATCAGACTTCTAGcacaaaacaaagtaaagataaaaaattgaaaaagaaaaggaaggatccAGATTGTTCTACGACAAATGAGGAAAAG GATTTGATTTCGGAAGATCAAAAAGCTTCCAGTGGTGAATATATAAACTGCAGAGAGGCAGAAAATTTTGCAAATGTGAAAAAGAAGGCCAAAATAAACATTCATCACAAAAATAGTACCCCTAAATCCACCTTTCCAGTTAGTGGAAACACTATAAAATCTTCTCTTGATGAGAAGATCTCTAATTCAACTTCGTTTAAAGATGAGAATATCAGAGATAGTGACAGTGAGCCAGAAGAAGGTGAAATTACAGACTCTCAAAGTGAGGATAGTTACGACGGAGATATTACTAGCGAAGACAGTGTCACTGCAGAGGAAATGGAGGATGAAG atgaagaaaaaatttGGCCCCCGTGTATAAGAGTAATTGTTATTAGATCACCAGTGTTGCAGATAGGATCACTTTTTATCATTACAGCTGTAAGCCCTGCTACAATTGGAAG AGAAAAAGATATGGAGCATACTCTCCGAATCCCTGAAGTTGGTGTCAGTAAG tTTCATGCTGAAATTTATTTTGACCATGACTTACAAAGCTATGTCCTCGTGGATCAAGGCAGTCAAAATGGCACAGTTGTTAATGGAAAACAGATTATTCAG CCAAAAACTAAATGTGATCCTTACGTACTTGAGCATGGAGATGAAGTGAAAATCGGAGAGACTGTGTTGTCCTTTCACATTCACCCTGGCAGTGACACCTGCGATGGCTGTGAACCAGGGCAGGTTagagctcacctccaccttgataAGAAAGATGAATCTTTTG ttggTCTAGCATTAAGCAGGGAGGAAAAGGagttggaaagaagaaaagaattaaagaaaatacgAGTAAAATATGGTTTACAG AACACAGACTATGAAGATGAAAAGGCATTGAAGAATCCAAAATATAAAGACAGAGCTGGAAAACGCAGGGAGCAGGTTGGGAGTGAAGGGACTTTCCAACGAGATGATGCTCCTGCATCTGTTCATTC TGAAATTACTGATAGCAACAAAGGTCGGAAGATGTTGGAGAAGATGGGTTGGAAAAAAGGAGAGGGCCTGGGAAAGGATGGTGGAGGAATGAAAACTCCG ATTCAGCTTCACCTTCGGCGAACACATGCAGGCTTGGGGACAGGTAAGCCATCCTCAATTGAAGATGTTCAACTTCTTCAGAGCAAGAACAAAAAGAACTGGGACAAAGCTCGAGAAAGGTTTGCTGAGAACTTCCCAGAAACTAAACCTCCTAAAGATGCACCAGGGACCATGCCTTGGGTAAAAGGGACTGTAGAATGA